A single region of the Malaclemys terrapin pileata isolate rMalTer1 chromosome 4, rMalTer1.hap1, whole genome shotgun sequence genome encodes:
- the GPHB5 gene encoding glycoprotein hormone beta-5, with product MCLLFTLGCSMKLRHVILGSLLLLILAGCVSALKASNINLRTFIGCAVREFTFLARKPGCKGMRITTDACWGRCETWEKPVLDPPYVDAHHRVCTYNETKLVTVKLPNCADAVDPSYTYPMAIRCDCGVCSTATTECETV from the exons ATGTGTCTCCTTTTTACCTTGGGGTGCAGCATGAAGCTCCGTCATGTGATCCTGGGCTCCCTGCTTCTCCTGATACTGGCTGGCTGTGTCAGTGCACTCAAAGCCTCCAACATCAACCTGCGCACCTTCATTGGCTGCGCTGTGCGTGAGTTCACCTTCCTGGCTAGGAAACCTGGCTGCAAGGGGATGCGCATCACCACGGACgcctgctgggggcgctgcgAGACTTGGGAG AAGCCTGTGCTGGATCCCCCGTACGTCGACGCGCACCATCGAGTTTGCACCTACAATGAGACTAAGTTGGTTACGGTGAAGCTGCCGAATTGTGCTGATGCTGTGGACCCTTCCTACACATACCCTATGGCCATACGGTGTGACTGCGGGGTCTGTTCTACTGCAACTACTGAATGTGAGACTGTCTGA